A genome region from Triticum aestivum cultivar Chinese Spring chromosome 2B, IWGSC CS RefSeq v2.1, whole genome shotgun sequence includes the following:
- the LOC123042249 gene encoding phylloplanin — translation MATKSLLLAALLVLAVSQAPHGAEAGKQPPVALVTGVVPCSAGNSINVAAVPPFPNAAVQMVCGRDVMASATADRSGTYTMNMGPATSSLLAPLLGNQCKVVVITPLAACNASLASVTGTLTAPVQLLRIDSGSGSGGLGGLGGLIGLIGQIVGGLLGGILNIIPLPFSLV, via the exons ATGGCAACCAAGAGCCTTCTTCTCGCCGCCCTCCTGGTCCTCGCCGTCAGCCAGGCGCCGCACGGTGCGGAGGCGGGCAAGCAGCCTCCAGTGGCACTCGTCACCGGCGTGGTGCCATGCAGCGCCGGGAACTCCATCAACGTGGCTGCGGTTCCCCCCTTCCCGA ACGCCGCCGTGCAGATGGTGTGCGGCCGTGATGTGATGGCCAGCGCCACTGCCGACCGCAGCGGAACGTACACCATGAACATGGGCCCGGCCACCTCGTCGCTGCTCGCCCCTCTGCTCGGCAACCAGTGCAAGGTGGTGGTGATCACCCCGCTAGCCGCCTGCAACGCGTCCCTGGCCAGCGTCACCGGGACGCTAACCGCACCCGTGCAGCTCCTGCGTATTGACAGTGGCAGCGGCAGCGGTGGCCTCGGGGGCCTTGGCGGCCTAATTGGCCTCATCGGGCAGATCGTgggcggcctcctcggtggcatCCTTAACATCATCCCATTGCCCTTCTCCCTCGTCTAG